The sequence CTCACTGCGAATTCCAAATATATACCCAATAAATAACATCTTAAAAAGAACAACTGGATCAATTGCTGGACGACCATTGTTCTCACAGTAAAGATGCTTGGTCTTCTCTCGAATAAATGAAAAGTCGATAAACTTATTTATTTTTCGAAGTAAATGGTTTTCAGGAACCAGCTCTTCAATTGTTACTAGCTCAACAGTGACTTGCTTTTGATCAGATTTTTTTAACATGCAAATAATATAAAAAAGTCCCCGCCAAAAGGCGAGGACTTTGTCATCAATCTGAGGCTGCGAGGAAACTCGCAGCCTTTTTAATATGTAAAATCTATTTGGCAAAACCGCATTTGGGCCATGTACATCTGTTACAGGATAGGCAATACCCTCCCTCGCCCATAGACGACAATTCAAGTCGGGTTACTTCTCTTCCAGCAAGCAACCTTGGAAGGATAACGTCTAAGAATGTAGTTTTATAATATAAAGCGCATGCAGGTACTCCAAGAACCTGAAGTGAACCATATTCTTTATTTTCTGGAAGTCTTCCTAAAAGACTCATCGTCCCAGGCAAAAGCGGGACACCATGAAGTACATCAGTCAGTCCATTTTCCAATAAAGCCTGTCTGGTTATATCATCGGGGTCAACAGACAATCCGCCTGTGGTTATCAGCATATCTGCACCGGCAGAACGAATTTCCATAATAGCTTCATGCATGGCTTCTTTTTCGTCTGGTACAATAACACTTTTTACAATTGAGCATGAATAGGCTGTAACTTTGGAAGTTATGACCGGAATAAATTTGTCTTTAATTATTCCTTTAAAAACCTCTGTGCCTGTAACCAGTATACCCACTTTAGCTTTTCTAAGTGGAAGAATTTTAAAAAGTGGCTCATCACCGAGCACTTCCATTGCCTTTTGAAAATTATCATCAGGTAAGAAAAGCGGTATAGCGCGAGTTCCTGCAAAGTTATTTCCTGCTTTAATAACGGTACCATCATGTCTTGAGGCAACCATAACCTGTGGAACAAGGTTGAATTCTTTCATTTTTTTTGAATTCACACAAAGAAGTCCATTTATTTCTGCCGTAAAATCAATTTTACCTTCATGGGGTGGTAATTCATAATTTATTCCGTTTCCGGCCATGCGGGCAGCAAATTTTTCTGCCACCTCATTTTCATGTCGCATACTTTTAGAACTGCCATCGTGTCTTTTTTCAGCTTCACTGTGCACAGCGACACGAAAACGTCCCATCTGCTGTAGGCGACAGACATCCCCGATGGAAATCCGTTGTCCTGCCTTGAATTCAGGTCCTTTGAAATGTCCCGGCTCTATTCTGGTCATGTCATGGACTGTCTGTTGTCCGACTGCCTGATCAACAGGTACGATTTTTATATTATTGTCAGGCTGTGCTGTCATGGTTGTAAGAGAATAGGGGGCCTGTCCCTGACATCCACGGCATATAGGACCGTCACATACAGGATAAGCCTCTTTGCAGACCGGGCAAACCTCAATTGCCTGCATTGGTTTGTGTCCTAGAAAATGATTTTTGATTGTAACTTGCTCAATTTTGCATATTTTATCGCCGGCATTTTCAATTTCAGTTTCAAGCCTGACTATATCCTGGTCCTTCTTAGCCTTTTTTTTAAAAAACCAGTCCCGAATTTCAGGATAGTTTTCCAGTTGTATCGGGTCAATGCTGACCCTGTAACCTGCACCGGTATATTTATCTCCGAGAGAGAGGGCGTAACGTCCAAGGTTTGTTACTTTCATCCAGTTGTTACCAGTGCTGCAAAGTGTCAGAAGTTGGACCGCGTCTGGAAGACATTTGTTTGTTTCAACTATCGCCTCGAAAAGAGTTCCTTCAGGTAGATTCCTTTTTGCCATTGCGACCATATACCCACCGATCAGAAGCCCCGGAGCTGCATAGCCGTGAAAATTTCTGGCTAGAGCTTTAAATTCTTCAAAAGTATAATCTTCAATATTCATTTCAAAATCCCGACTTTTAATTATGTTTTAATTATCTATTTAAGGTCTTTTTATATGCCTAATATTCTTAAAAAAAGATTGTTTAGCTTTTCAACAATGCAGTCAGCATCCTGAGTCCCAATCATTACTTCATCACATCCGCCACGAAAACTGTAAAACATCATGACTGCTGTCCAGCGTGAGTCCTCAACATTCCATGCACCTGCTGTAACTCCGTTATGGATTATTTCGGAAAGAACATTTGTGATTTTAGAATCTATCATAGCATTTCTAAACGGCATTCCTGAACCATAAATAACAACGTCATGTATTTTATTGAGTTCAAAGTATGATTTTACCGCAGCTTCTATCCACGCCCTTATACGTCCGTGCCAGTCGTCGGTTGGCATTTTGTTTACATTTGATAGAATACGAGCAGTTATTTTTCTGTCAAATTCAATTCTCAGGGCTTGAAGTAATTCAGCCTTGTTTGAAAAATAATGGTAGAGTGTGCCTTTTACGAAACCTGCGGACGCAGCTATTTCGTCCATAGTAGCTGCTTCATATCCTTTTTCGGTAAAAATTTTTTCTGCCGCAGCAATAAGGGCTGCCCGCCTTGCGCTGGCTTTTCTAGGTCCTTTAGGTGCCCCTCGTTTATTATGGCTTGCATTCTTGTTTTGAGTTTTGCCATTTACTTCCTGTTCCATCTCCAATACCTTTTAATAATTGATACTTTTTAGTTAATATTGATCTAAAAGTTCTTATGCTAAAATTAATATTGACTTGAAGTCGAATTAATATTGACTATGAGTCAATATTAATTCACGGTCAATAGAAAGTTGGATTTATAAAAATACCAACTTCCCAAGTTTTCACTATTTTGAATTAAAACTTTTGTCTGAAAAGCATAAATCGGTTATTTTGAATTGTTGTAAATTTGAAATCAGGAGGCTCAAATGGAAATAAGAAGGAGTTATTGCGGTCTTTGTCATCCCCGTTGCGGTATGCTGTTGCATATTGAAGACGGGAAAGTTGTTAAAATTACCGGTGACCCTGATCATCCTATTTCCAGAGGAGTCCTGTGCGAACGCGGTCGCCTGATGCTTGATCATCTTTATCACCCTCAAAGGCTCGACTATCCGCTGAAAAGTGTTGGAGAAAAGGGTGAAGGTAAATGGGAACGGATAACCTGGGATCAGGCTCTTGATGAGATAGCGGAAAAGCTGTCCGGACTGAAGGAACAGTTTGGAGCAGAAACCCTGACCTTTACTCATGGAACAAAAAGAACATATCACTGGGATTGCAGGAGATTTTTCAATTTGTTTGGTTCCCCCAATACTTGCGGGGTAAACACTATATGCATGTGTCCAAGCTATGCCACAGAGTACGCCACCTATGGCGGAATGGTAATGGCAAGTGATGTTCCGGCAACAAAATGTATAGTCCTATGGGGTTGTAATGCTTCAAAGTCTAAACCTGTCGGACTTTATCCGCAGATACTTCATGCTCGTAAAAATGGTGCTAAGCTGATTGTTGTTGATCCGAGAAAAACTAAAGAGGTTGAAAAAGCAGACTTGTGGCTTCAAATTCGTCCTGGAACAGATTTAGCCCTTTTGCTTGGCTGGATACGCTATATTATTGTTAATGATTTGTATGATCGTGAATTTGTATCGAACTGGACAGTAGGCTTTGAAGATCTGAAAGAGGCTGTGGAATCATACACCCCGGAAAAAGTAGCTGAACTAACCAAAATACCTGTTGATTTGATTATAGAATCAGTCAGGCTTTATGCAACGTCAAACCCGGCTGTAATCCCATTTGGCTTAGGCATAGACAAACAGGGTGTTAATGCTACTCAGTGCGCAAGAGCCAAAGCTATTCTCAGGGCCATAACTGGTAACCTTGAAATATCAGGTGGAGAAATTTTCAGCTGTGCAGGTGAGGTTGGTAAAATCAGGGATCTGGAATTCCTTGAACTGAATGAACAGATCTCAGCTGAACAAAGGGCAAAACAGCTTGGTGCTGATCAGTATCCTTTTTTTGGTTTTCCCGGTTGGGAGATGAATTCTGCCGCGAGCAAGAAATTACCTGAAGGTTATGTAATGCCCCCGGAAGCCTGGCATTCAAATTTAGCCCATGCAAGAGCGGTTATGGACGCTATACTTACAGGTAAGCCATACCCGGTCACCGCGGCAATCACTCTGGCAAACAATCCGCTATTAGCTTTACCAAATACTAAAAAGGTTTTTAAAGCCTTGAAAGCCTTAAAACTTTATGTGGTAATGGAATATTATATGACTCCATCGGCTGCAATGGCTGATTATGTTCTTCCGGCGGCAACTACTGTTGAGCAGCCGGAAATGTGGCTGACTGGCGGATTTTGCGTTGCTGGACCACAGGGAATTGATAAAATCGGGGAAAGGCGCAGTAGCTATGATTTTTATCGTGGCCTAGGACTCAGACTGGGACAAAAGGATTTCTGGCCATGGGAAACTATGGAAGAAGTTTATGATTACTGCCTTGAACCTGTTGGACTTACATTTAAACAGCTGGGTGAGCAGAATGGTTTCTTCGGAGCGCGTGAATATAAGCGATATGAAAAATTCGGATTTGGAACGCCTTCAGGAAAAGTTGAGCTAAAGTCTTCTATCTTTGAAGAGTTGGGAGCTGAGCCGTTACCGGTTTATCGAGAACCAGTATGGAGTCCTGAAAGTGCTGATGAAGAGTTAACTAGGAATTATCCGTTAATATTAACTACAGGCAGTCGCTATATGCCAATGTATCATTCTGAACAGCGACAGATAGAAAAAGCCCGTAAAAAAGTACCTGATCCTCTGGTTACACTTCATCCTGAAACCGCAGATAAATTGGGCCTTGTTGAAGGAGACTGGGCTGTAATTTCCACTCCGCTTGGTTCTATAAGGCAGAAAGTAAAAGTTTCAGATGCTGTTGGTCCTGATTTGGTTGATTGTCAGCATTCATGGTGGTTTCCAGAAAGGTCTTCAACTCTTCCTGAACTTTTTGGTGTATTTGAATCAAATGCAAATGTTCTCTGCCCTGATGATGCTGAATTTTGTAGCCCGGAAATAGGAAGCTGGCCCCATTCAGCTCTAATGTGCCGGGTAGAAAAAGAAACTACGGCAACAAAGCAGTCTTAAGATTGATTTTAAATTTGTTTGCTGGAAGAGCGTTGTGGATTTAATTTCCATAACGCTCTTTTCTTTTAATTTTTATGAGTTAAAAATAGAGTACTTAGCTGGAATAGAATTAAATAGCTTAGAAATTATTATAAAATGTGTTATTTTTATAGAAAAGATATACACATGAAAAGTATGCTCTGAAGTAGATGGTGTGGAGCATGATACAAAATTATGCAATTTTTAACATATTGCAACATATTGTTTTTAATAAATAAAATGTATATTAAAAAATAAAACTTTAAAAAATATTTAAAGCTGATATGGATTTCTGAGTAGTACTTTGCTAAATGCATAAATAAAATTTCAACTGTTAGGTTGATTATTATCTATATCTCTAGATTTTTTATGCAGGAGCTGGGAGAAATGTATCCAAGTAGAGAATTTGAGCCATTAAGTACTTCTCTGGAAGAAACATGGGAGAATTTTGTTCATACGGGTTCTCATGAACCAGGTAAAGTCAGGCCTGAAATTTCTCAGTCATGGGTCAGATGTTATAAAGCCCGGGTTGATCCCTTTGGAAACTGCGGGGTATCGGTTCTGCACCGCCATACAGTTGATGAGCTCAGGAACAGTCATGCTGAGCTTCTTGAGATTGCCAGACCGTTTATGAACAGACTCTATGAGATTATAGCGGGATCTAAACTTGTTGTTTTTTTATCTGATGAAAATGGGGTTATTCTCGAAAGTATTGGTGACCACGAAGTAAAATATAGTGCTTCAAAAGTTAACTTGGTGACCGGGACTAATTGGAATGAAGAAAAAGTTGGCACCAATGGAATAGGGACTGCTCTTAAATTAAAGGTTCCAATTCAGATATCAGGAAAAGAACACTATTGTGCAAAATTACATCGTTGGACATGCTCAGCTGCTCCAATAATTAACGATCAATCCGAAATTATAGGGGTTCTACAAGTTTCAGGACCCTCCAGAGAGGTCCATCTGCATACACTTGGAATGGTGGTTGCCTCGGTTGAGGCTATCTGTGGCCAGATAAGAATCAAGAAAAAAAATAATGAGTTGAAAAAAATTAATCACAGCCTGAACCAGATTTTTCATACAATGTCAGATGGAGCAATGATTACTGATAAGGATGGGGTGATCAGTCAGATAAATAAGGCTGGAAAACAAATTTTCGGAGAAGATACTGAAGGACAGTCGATAAAAGAAATATTGAGTAACAGACCTGAATTATGGAATAATTTATATAACGGTATCTCCTATTCAGATGTTGAACTCATGCTTACTTCTCCAAAGGGCTCTTTTCATTGCCTGATTACAGGGACTCCGTTCAAGGGTGATAATGGAAAAACAGATGGTGCCGTAGTTTTTCTTAATCAAATCAAAAATGTAAAAAAACTTGTAAACCATTTTAGTGGTGCTCAGGCTTCATTCAATTTTTCCGACATAATTGGCTCAAGCGAAGAGCTTATGCAGGCTGTTAATACCGCAAAAGGAGCGGCTCAGTGTACCAGCAATGTTTTGATTTATGGTGAAAGCGGAACAGGAAAAGAACTTTTCGCTCAATCAATTCATAATGACAGCCCTCGTTCTGCAGGACCTTTTATTGCCATGAATTGTGCTGCTTTTCCAAGGGAACTCATAGCCAGTGAACTTTTTGGGTATACTGATGGGGCGTTTACCGGGGCTAGACGTGGAGGCCGACCCGGGAAATTTGAAATGGCTGATGGCGGAACGCTGTTTCTGGATGAAATCGGTGACATGCCGATTGATCAGCAGGCTATGCTGTTACGAGTTCTTCAGGAGAAAAAAATTACCCGTATTGGTGGGGACCATTTGATACCTATAAATGTAAGATTTGTATGCGCCACAAATAAAAATCTTCTCGAAGAGATCTCAAAGGGCAATTTCAGGACAGATCTTTATTACAGACTGAATGTTATAAGAGTTAAGATTCCACCATTAAAAGATAGGATGAAAGATCTTCGTGATTTGTTCAGTCATTTACTGGCAAAGATCTGTCAGCGTCAGGGAAGGTGTATCCATTCTGTTTCCGAAAAATTGATGCAACACCTTCAGCGTTACGATTGGCCCGGAAATGTGCGTGAACTTGAAAATGTAATTGAAAAAATGCTCAGTATTGATCTTGGAGCTACTGAACTCGGAATTGAACATTTACCTACGAGGATAGTTGAAATGCAGAAAGCTCCGGCAGTCTGTTCCTCACCATTTTATCCTAATCCGAACCATGATCATGAGCACAAGAAAAAAGAAATGTCTGATTTTATACTTGAAAAAGAGTTACTTATAAAGTTGTTAACTACGCACAAGGGTAATATTAGCAGGGTTGCTAAGGAAATGAGCCTTTCACGCAACACTGTATATCGTAAAATGAATTTTTATAAAATTTCTAAGGAACAACTTTTTCGTTAATTTTTACCAATTTGATTGAAAACAAATAATTTAAGTAAGTCCTTATTATAGCAGTTTAATCATCTTTTTAGCAGCATCCCTGCTTTAACTTTTATAATGCTGCTTTTTTATAATCCACATTGTTCAATTATAAAATTTACTAATAGTAATAGTTTCTATTTGTATTTAAGGGTAGATGCTTATTTAAATTAAGGCTTGGTCGCTTAAATTGTTGCTCATATGTGTGCCATATAATGTGACACATGTTAAATGTGTCACATTAAGGTTAACAGAATAAAAAAGTCTACTGGGGGATAGAATTAACGCAAAAGCCTTGTTTAAAGCAGTTTTATTAAAATGAATCCTAATGGCA comes from Maridesulfovibrio bastinii DSM 16055 and encodes:
- a CDS encoding transposase — encoded protein: MLKKSDQKQVTVELVTIEELVPENHLLRKINKFIDFSFIREKTKHLYCENNGRPAIDPVVLFKMLFIGYIFGIRSE
- a CDS encoding FmdE family protein, which produces MNIEDYTFEEFKALARNFHGYAAPGLLIGGYMVAMAKRNLPEGTLFEAIVETNKCLPDAVQLLTLCSTGNNWMKVTNLGRYALSLGDKYTGAGYRVSIDPIQLENYPEIRDWFFKKKAKKDQDIVRLETEIENAGDKICKIEQVTIKNHFLGHKPMQAIEVCPVCKEAYPVCDGPICRGCQGQAPYSLTTMTAQPDNNIKIVPVDQAVGQQTVHDMTRIEPGHFKGPEFKAGQRISIGDVCRLQQMGRFRVAVHSEAEKRHDGSSKSMRHENEVAEKFAARMAGNGINYELPPHEGKIDFTAEINGLLCVNSKKMKEFNLVPQVMVASRHDGTVIKAGNNFAGTRAIPLFLPDDNFQKAMEVLGDEPLFKILPLRKAKVGILVTGTEVFKGIIKDKFIPVITSKVTAYSCSIVKSVIVPDEKEAMHEAIMEIRSAGADMLITTGGLSVDPDDITRQALLENGLTDVLHGVPLLPGTMSLLGRLPENKEYGSLQVLGVPACALYYKTTFLDVILPRLLAGREVTRLELSSMGEGGYCLSCNRCTWPKCGFAK
- a CDS encoding TetR/AcrR family transcriptional regulator; this encodes MEQEVNGKTQNKNASHNKRGAPKGPRKASARRAALIAAAEKIFTEKGYEAATMDEIAASAGFVKGTLYHYFSNKAELLQALRIEFDRKITARILSNVNKMPTDDWHGRIRAWIEAAVKSYFELNKIHDVVIYGSGMPFRNAMIDSKITNVLSEIIHNGVTAGAWNVEDSRWTAVMMFYSFRGGCDEVMIGTQDADCIVEKLNNLFLRILGI
- a CDS encoding molybdopterin-containing oxidoreductase family protein; translated protein: MEIRRSYCGLCHPRCGMLLHIEDGKVVKITGDPDHPISRGVLCERGRLMLDHLYHPQRLDYPLKSVGEKGEGKWERITWDQALDEIAEKLSGLKEQFGAETLTFTHGTKRTYHWDCRRFFNLFGSPNTCGVNTICMCPSYATEYATYGGMVMASDVPATKCIVLWGCNASKSKPVGLYPQILHARKNGAKLIVVDPRKTKEVEKADLWLQIRPGTDLALLLGWIRYIIVNDLYDREFVSNWTVGFEDLKEAVESYTPEKVAELTKIPVDLIIESVRLYATSNPAVIPFGLGIDKQGVNATQCARAKAILRAITGNLEISGGEIFSCAGEVGKIRDLEFLELNEQISAEQRAKQLGADQYPFFGFPGWEMNSAASKKLPEGYVMPPEAWHSNLAHARAVMDAILTGKPYPVTAAITLANNPLLALPNTKKVFKALKALKLYVVMEYYMTPSAAMADYVLPAATTVEQPEMWLTGGFCVAGPQGIDKIGERRSSYDFYRGLGLRLGQKDFWPWETMEEVYDYCLEPVGLTFKQLGEQNGFFGAREYKRYEKFGFGTPSGKVELKSSIFEELGAEPLPVYREPVWSPESADEELTRNYPLILTTGSRYMPMYHSEQRQIEKARKKVPDPLVTLHPETADKLGLVEGDWAVISTPLGSIRQKVKVSDAVGPDLVDCQHSWWFPERSSTLPELFGVFESNANVLCPDDAEFCSPEIGSWPHSALMCRVEKETTATKQS
- a CDS encoding sigma-54-dependent Fis family transcriptional regulator, with product MYPSREFEPLSTSLEETWENFVHTGSHEPGKVRPEISQSWVRCYKARVDPFGNCGVSVLHRHTVDELRNSHAELLEIARPFMNRLYEIIAGSKLVVFLSDENGVILESIGDHEVKYSASKVNLVTGTNWNEEKVGTNGIGTALKLKVPIQISGKEHYCAKLHRWTCSAAPIINDQSEIIGVLQVSGPSREVHLHTLGMVVASVEAICGQIRIKKKNNELKKINHSLNQIFHTMSDGAMITDKDGVISQINKAGKQIFGEDTEGQSIKEILSNRPELWNNLYNGISYSDVELMLTSPKGSFHCLITGTPFKGDNGKTDGAVVFLNQIKNVKKLVNHFSGAQASFNFSDIIGSSEELMQAVNTAKGAAQCTSNVLIYGESGTGKELFAQSIHNDSPRSAGPFIAMNCAAFPRELIASELFGYTDGAFTGARRGGRPGKFEMADGGTLFLDEIGDMPIDQQAMLLRVLQEKKITRIGGDHLIPINVRFVCATNKNLLEEISKGNFRTDLYYRLNVIRVKIPPLKDRMKDLRDLFSHLLAKICQRQGRCIHSVSEKLMQHLQRYDWPGNVRELENVIEKMLSIDLGATELGIEHLPTRIVEMQKAPAVCSSPFYPNPNHDHEHKKKEMSDFILEKELLIKLLTTHKGNISRVAKEMSLSRNTVYRKMNFYKISKEQLFR